In Candidatus Desulfatibia profunda, a single genomic region encodes these proteins:
- a CDS encoding PocR ligand-binding domain-containing protein, with protein sequence MQLTDILPLEKWIRLEEDVYKMFGFDNNVFNIDGFRITDFKKWANRLCPAIKATDRGQSYICAVAHMNLAAAARNTKQPVIEECDAGLVKLVVPIFVNSKFLGAFGACGSLLDDGEIDTFLVNKTTGIDTEEIESLASDIDSITTAGAEAAVAYIKARIVRIVSYFENQT encoded by the coding sequence ATGCAGTTAACCGATATTTTACCGCTGGAAAAATGGATCAGGCTTGAAGAGGACGTCTATAAAATGTTCGGCTTTGATAACAACGTTTTCAATATCGATGGTTTCAGGATTACGGATTTTAAAAAATGGGCCAACCGGCTATGTCCTGCCATTAAGGCGACCGATCGGGGGCAGAGCTATATCTGCGCCGTAGCCCACATGAATCTTGCCGCCGCAGCCCGGAACACCAAACAACCGGTCATCGAGGAATGTGATGCCGGGCTTGTGAAGCTTGTGGTTCCCATTTTTGTAAATAGTAAATTTCTGGGAGCATTTGGAGCGTGTGGCTCGTTGCTTGATGACGGTGAAATCGATACGTTTCTGGTGAACAAAACCACCGGCATTGATACAGAAGAAATCGAAAGCCTTGCGAGTGACATCGACTCAATCACAACCGCCGGAGCGGAAGCTGCCGTTGCCTATATCAAAGCAAGAATCGTCAGAATCGTCAGCTATTTTGAAAATCAAACCTGA
- a CDS encoding NAD-dependent epimerase/dehydratase family protein, with product MQDRINKKEPQRILVTGGGGFLGGAIVRLLKQRGDAVRSFSRGFHSELETLGVDQIQGDIRDQKAVEQALKGMDLVFHVAAKAGIWGEYSDYYQTNVAGTRNVIAAGIKHKIPRLVYTSSPSVIFNGTDMEGVDESVPYPHRFHAHYPKTKALAEQLIVNAAVDGLLTIILRPHLIWGPRDTHLVPRIIQRAKRLKRVGNGKNLVDTIYIDNAAEAHVMAADCLETNPGLSGNIYFISQGQPVPVWDMINAILRAAGLDPVRRSISHQTAWLVGAFLEIVYKAFHLKGEPQMTRFLADELATDHWFDISAARRDLGYVPRITTEEGLRRLEHWLKTNKE from the coding sequence ATGCAAGATCGCATCAACAAAAAGGAACCGCAGCGTATTCTGGTTACCGGCGGCGGCGGTTTTCTGGGGGGAGCCATTGTCCGCCTGCTTAAACAACGAGGGGATGCTGTCCGCAGCTTTTCCCGCGGCTTTCATTCTGAACTTGAGACCCTGGGTGTCGATCAAATCCAGGGGGATATCAGAGACCAAAAGGCCGTTGAGCAGGCTCTAAAGGGCATGGATCTTGTCTTTCACGTGGCGGCCAAAGCGGGCATTTGGGGCGAGTATTCCGACTATTACCAAACCAATGTCGCCGGTACCCGCAACGTCATCGCGGCCGGCATCAAGCATAAAATTCCACGGCTGGTGTATACCAGTTCCCCCAGCGTGATTTTTAACGGCACCGATATGGAAGGTGTCGATGAATCGGTCCCCTATCCGCACAGGTTTCATGCGCATTACCCCAAAACCAAGGCACTTGCCGAACAACTCATTGTAAATGCCGCCGTTGACGGCCTTCTGACGATTATATTGCGGCCCCATTTAATATGGGGACCCCGGGACACTCATCTGGTTCCCAGGATTATCCAGCGGGCAAAACGTCTGAAAAGGGTCGGAAACGGTAAAAACCTGGTGGATACGATCTACATCGATAATGCCGCCGAAGCCCATGTAATGGCGGCAGACTGTTTGGAAACAAACCCCGGACTTTCTGGCAATATCTATTTCATCAGCCAGGGCCAACCAGTTCCGGTCTGGGACATGATCAATGCCATCTTAAGGGCTGCGGGCCTTGATCCGGTGCGGCGATCGATTTCCCATCAAACGGCCTGGCTGGTGGGCGCATTCCTGGAGATCGTCTATAAGGCATTCCATTTAAAAGGTGAACCTCAAATGACTCGTTTTCTTGCAGATGAGCTGGCAACAGACCACTGGTTTGACATCAGCGCCGCCAGAAGAGACCTGGGATATGTCCCCCGGATCACCACCGAAGAGGGTCTGCGCCGCCTTGAACACTGGCTGAAAACAAATAAGGAGTAG
- a CDS encoding AMP-binding protein, giving the protein MTTSDQNNDNDFVNVSSYLKQMAELQPYKRAVVYPAGRDKGGRVAYAHLTFRQLDQESDNLAHGLENVGITRGTRTILMVKPSIEFFALTFALFKTGAVPVIVDPGMGIRRMIACFQESRPEAFIGIPLAHVLRTLHPKFFATVTTWITVGRRWFWGGFTLNQIRRTPLKSYKAAKTKRDDMAAILFTTGSTGPAKGAVYTHGIFDAQIRSIQSHFNITPDEIDLPTFPLFALFDPALGMTAIIPDMDPTKPGSVNPERIIEAIVNQGVTNMFASPALLNRVGQYAQQKGIRLPTLKRVISAGAPVSASNIEQFAQMLNQDARIHTPYGATEAMPVLSIASTEILSETRTLSQKGYGICVGRPLQGIDMQIITISDDPIETWSQELVVADGDIGEITVNGDLVTRQYFENPQADRLAKIKQGNQVWHRMGDLGWRDSKGRIWFCGRKSHRVTTENGTLYTIPCEAIFNKHPRVARSALVGIGPRSNQKPVICIELAADEKRYTKKKLRKELMELARQNDLTKDIKTILFHKSFPVDIRHNSKIFREKLAVWAGKKLKAQS; this is encoded by the coding sequence ATGACAACATCAGACCAAAATAATGACAACGATTTCGTAAACGTTTCTTCGTATTTGAAACAAATGGCCGAACTTCAACCTTATAAACGGGCGGTGGTCTATCCTGCCGGCCGGGACAAAGGCGGGCGGGTTGCTTACGCTCATCTGACGTTCCGGCAGCTTGACCAGGAATCGGACAACCTGGCCCATGGGCTGGAAAACGTCGGAATCACCCGCGGCACGCGCACCATTTTGATGGTTAAACCGAGCATCGAATTCTTTGCACTGACGTTTGCGCTTTTCAAAACCGGTGCCGTTCCGGTTATCGTCGATCCCGGGATGGGTATCCGCCGCATGATCGCATGTTTTCAGGAAAGCCGGCCGGAGGCCTTTATCGGCATACCCCTTGCCCATGTACTGCGAACACTTCACCCTAAATTTTTCGCAACGGTTACCACCTGGATCACCGTCGGCAGGCGCTGGTTCTGGGGAGGATTCACCCTGAATCAAATCCGTCGGACACCCTTGAAATCATATAAAGCGGCAAAAACGAAACGGGACGATATGGCCGCAATTCTATTCACTACCGGCAGTACCGGCCCGGCCAAAGGAGCCGTGTACACCCATGGCATCTTTGACGCCCAGATTCGCTCCATTCAATCCCACTTCAATATCACGCCGGATGAAATAGACCTGCCCACATTTCCACTCTTTGCGCTCTTTGATCCGGCCCTGGGGATGACGGCGATCATACCGGATATGGACCCCACCAAACCCGGTTCCGTCAACCCTGAACGGATCATCGAGGCCATTGTGAACCAGGGAGTTACCAATATGTTCGCCTCGCCGGCCCTGCTGAATCGGGTCGGCCAATACGCCCAACAAAAAGGCATCAGACTGCCGACGTTAAAGCGGGTCATCTCCGCCGGCGCGCCGGTATCTGCATCCAATATCGAACAGTTTGCCCAGATGCTGAATCAAGATGCCCGGATTCACACCCCTTACGGCGCTACCGAAGCCATGCCGGTCTTATCCATAGCGAGCACTGAAATTTTATCAGAAACCCGAACGCTCAGCCAAAAGGGCTACGGTATTTGCGTCGGACGCCCCTTGCAAGGAATAGACATGCAAATTATAACCATCAGCGATGATCCCATTGAAACATGGTCCCAGGAGCTTGTCGTTGCGGATGGAGACATCGGTGAAATAACGGTCAACGGCGATCTGGTTACCCGACAGTATTTTGAAAACCCCCAGGCAGACCGTTTGGCCAAAATCAAACAGGGCAACCAAGTATGGCATCGGATGGGAGATCTCGGTTGGCGGGATTCAAAGGGCAGGATCTGGTTTTGCGGGCGTAAAAGCCACCGGGTCACAACTGAAAATGGAACCCTATATACCATCCCCTGTGAAGCGATCTTCAACAAGCACCCCCGGGTGGCTCGCAGTGCCCTGGTGGGAATTGGTCCCCGATCAAACCAAAAGCCGGTTATCTGTATTGAACTTGCCGCGGATGAAAAACGTTACACTAAAAAGAAACTCCGTAAAGAACTCATGGAGCTTGCGCGCCAAAACGATTTGACCAAGGATATCAAAACCATATTGTTTCATAAATCATTTCCGGTGGACATCCGCCACAACTCGAAGATTTTCCGTGAAAAGCTGGCGGTTTGGGCCGGGAAAAAGCTGAAAGCTCAAAGCTGA